A section of the Salvelinus alpinus chromosome 36, SLU_Salpinus.1, whole genome shotgun sequence genome encodes:
- the LOC139565053 gene encoding putative nuclease HARBI1 has product MKAQNCVFLSALTMACPFVRDVVDEEALVLRRAFRRERVFRDRLDPLAFPDDHLYERYRFSADGIRYLCRLLGPRIKHRTARSHALSVEQMVCVALRFFASGAFLYSVGDAEQLNKATICRTIRSVCLAIKALADVFISFPGHRRLCDIKEEFYRIAGFPNVIGAVDCTHIRIKAPSGAHEADFVNRKSFHSINVQMVCNADCVISNVVAKWPGSVHDSRIFRASEIYQCLSQGEFSGVLLGDRGYGCQPFLLTPFTDPQEAQQAYNHAHARTRARVEMTFGLLKVRFHCLHKLRVSPVRACDITVACAVLHNVACLRKERAPRVPPAMDWDNPAIFPDDDSGRLLRDQYVLNYFS; this is encoded by the exons atgaaggcccaaaattgtgtgttcctttctgctctgacaatggcatgcccattcgtgcgagatgtggtggatgaagaagcacttgtgctgaggagagccttcaggcgagaaagggtcttcagggaccggttggacccactggccttccctgatgaccatctatatgaaagatacaggttttctgcagatggcatcaggtatctatgcagactactgggtcccaggattaagcaccgcactgcacggagccatgcactgagtgtggagcaaatggtttgtgtggccttgcgcttttttgctagtggagccttcctgtactcagtgggggatgcagaacagctgaacaaggccacaatttgccgcacaataaggagtgtgtgtctggctatcaaagcattagcagatgtcttcatctccttccctggccacagaagactctgtgacatcaaagaggagttctataggattgcag gtttccccaatgtcattggtgcagtggactgcacacacataaggataaaagccccctcaggtgcccatgaggccgattttgtgaataggaaatcctttcacagcattaatgttcag atggtctgcaatgctgactgtgtgatcagcaatgttgtggcaaaatggcctggctcagtccatgactccagaatctttcgggcctctgaaatctatcagtgcctatcacaag gtgaattctctggtgtgttgctgggagacagggggtatggctgccagccttttctcctgacacctttcacagacccccaggaagcacagcaggcctacaaccatgcccatgccaggaccagggccagagttgaaatgacctttggcctcctgaaggtacgctttcactgccttcacaaattaagggtcagccctgttagggcatgtgatattactgtggcttgtgctgtcctccacaatgtggcctgcctgaggaaggagagggcccccagagtgccaccagccatggactgggacaatccggcaatcttccctgatgacgacagtggtcggctgctgagggaccaatatgtgttgaattattttagttag